The genomic region GAAACCGTCGAAAAGGACGAACCGGAGACTGCCCGCGCACTGGCGGAGACCATGCTCTCGATCTCGCACAAGACCTACCGCGACGGAGGCCATGCCATCCGCAGCGTCCATGCCAAGAGCCACGGCCTGCTGGAAGGCGAGTTCCGGGTCATGGACGGCCTGCCGCCGGAACTGGCGCAGGGCCTGTTTGCAAAGCCTGCCAGCTACAAGGCTTTCGTGCGGCTATCGACGACGCCCGGAGACATTCTCCATGACAGCGTCTCGACACCGCGCGGTCTGGCGTTGAAAATCGTCGATGTCGATGGCCCGAGGCTTGACCCGGAAGACGACAGCGCATCCCAGGATTTCCTGATGGTCAACGGCAAGCAGTTCAACGCGTCTAGTGCCAAGGCCTTTCTCCTCAACCTCAAGGCACTGGCGGCAACCACCGACCATGCCGACGGCCTGAAGGAAGTTGCCTCGAAGGTGCTGCGTGGCATCGAAAGCGTTATCGAGGCTGTCGGAGCCAAAAGTGCCTCGATCATCTCGCTCGGCGGCCATCCCGAGACCAATATCCTCGGCGAAAGTTTCTTTGCACAGCTTCCCCTTCGCTACGGCGACTATGTCGCCAAGTTCGCGCTCGTTCCACAATCCGAAGAGCTGAAAGCGTTGACCGGCCAGGAGCTGGACCTCAACCATAACCCAGACGGGCTGCGCGAGGCTGTGTCCGACTATTTCGCCAGCAACAAGGCGGTTTGGGAGTTCCAGGTGCAGCTCTGTTCGAGTGCGGAAGAGATGTCGATCGAGGATGCCGCTGCCGTCTGGGACGAGGAAAAAAGCCCGTTCATCACTGTGGCCACCCTGACGGTCGAGCCGCAGCCATCCTGGACAACTGAGCGAGATCGCGAGATCAACGACGGCATGTCGTTCCGCCCCTGGAACGGCCTTGCCGCCCACCGTCCGCTTGGCAGCATCATGCGGATGCGCAAGCTAGCTTATGCCCGCTCCGCAGCCTTCCGCTCGGAACGCAACCAGACGCCGGTCGAAGAGCCTACCCAGAAGGCGCTGACCGCCTAGCTGAGATCAGCCTTGCGGCAGCCGCTTTCAGCATCCGGAATTTCAACACTCTCTTCGGCTGGTTCCCAGCCGAAGACGCTCCGGCCGCCCCACTCCGCCGAGCGCCGGAATTCGCCGGCGATGATCTCCTTCAGATCGGGGCCGGTAACGTAGCGCTCCAGCTGGCGTGTCTGGTCATCGAGCCGTTTCAGCGCCTGCATCTCCTCGTCACGACCGAGCCGCCCCTTGCGCACCGCCGATTTCATCACGTTGATTGTCTCGTCATAGACCTTCAGCGGCACGGGAAACGGATGCCTGTCCTTGCCGCCATGGGCGAGCGAGAAACGAGCCGGGTCGGAAAACCGGCAGGGCGCGCCATGCACCACTTCCGCTACCATCGCCAGAGCCCGCACCGTGCGCGCGCCAACACCGGGCACCAGCAGCAATTGCGAAAAGTCCTTCGGCCCACGATCGGCCGCAGCAGCAATCGCGCCATGCAGCCGCCGCATGTTGACATCTTCCTGGCGGACATCGTGATGGGCAGGCATGATCAGGTGTGGCAGCGTCATTTGATCGGATATTTTGGGAGGTTTGCCGGCAGCCTCGAGATCGATGACCTCGCGCAGGATGCGGTCGGGGCCGAGCGAGGCCAGCAGATCCAGCTGGCCGGAGCGCGACTGGTCCGCCCGCCGGTCGGCAAGGTTGACGATCTCGCCGAGGCTATGGCCTTCTATCGCGGCATGCGGCGAATCGAGGAAGCTTTCCAGCCCCGCCGATTGCCAATGGTAGCGCCGCGCCTGTCTCGCCTCGCCGTTCATGCCCTGCTGCACCACCACCC from Rhizobium tumorigenes harbors:
- a CDS encoding catalase family protein; its protein translation is MTKSPPHNPQAYRDDLETVEKDEPETARALAETMLSISHKTYRDGGHAIRSVHAKSHGLLEGEFRVMDGLPPELAQGLFAKPASYKAFVRLSTTPGDILHDSVSTPRGLALKIVDVDGPRLDPEDDSASQDFLMVNGKQFNASSAKAFLLNLKALAATTDHADGLKEVASKVLRGIESVIEAVGAKSASIISLGGHPETNILGESFFAQLPLRYGDYVAKFALVPQSEELKALTGQELDLNHNPDGLREAVSDYFASNKAVWEFQVQLCSSAEEMSIEDAAAVWDEEKSPFITVATLTVEPQPSWTTERDREINDGMSFRPWNGLAAHRPLGSIMRMRKLAYARSAAFRSERNQTPVEEPTQKALTA
- a CDS encoding DUF763 domain-containing protein, which gives rise to MTKRAGSADLPLHGGRVPPWLGQRMTRLGALITEAIVQHYGRDEFLSRLAHPFWFQSFGSVMGMDWHSSGITTSVIGALKRGLAPMAGELGIHVCGGRGAQSRKTPDELMAIGQRVGVDGAALATTSRLVAKVDSAALQDGFDLYLHGFIVTDDGKWVVVQQGMNGEARQARRYHWQSAGLESFLDSPHAAIEGHSLGEIVNLADRRADQSRSGQLDLLASLGPDRILREVIDLEAAGKPPKISDQMTLPHLIMPAHHDVRQEDVNMRRLHGAIAAAADRGPKDFSQLLLVPGVGARTVRALAMVAEVVHGAPCRFSDPARFSLAHGGKDRHPFPVPLKVYDETINVMKSAVRKGRLGRDEEMQALKRLDDQTRQLERYVTGPDLKEIIAGEFRRSAEWGGRSVFGWEPAEESVEIPDAESGCRKADLS